Within Styela clava chromosome 8, kaStyClav1.hap1.2, whole genome shotgun sequence, the genomic segment ATGCTTACAAATTACTTAACAGCTGTGGAATCCCACAGATCCACGGAAGGTGTTTCAGGCAAATCAACAAATGTGCTATCATGGGTGGATATTTATCTCTGACGTGTTTTCCTTTGTGGAAGATGTGGATGTGTATGATGAAGCTATGGTGATTTTGCGCAAACATTATCAAAGAAAGAAGAATATCATATATGCAAGGCACACGCTGGCCACACGGATTCAGTTGAGCAGTGAAACTATCTCCGAATTTTCCCAGGCGCTCAGGTCGCTTGCGAAAGATTGTAATTTCAAAGCAGTCAGCGCCGAGCAACTCAGAGAGGAGGCGCTAAGAGATGCGCTTATAACAGGGCTATGTTCCGCTAATATTCGACAAAGATTGCTGGAATATGACGAATTATCACTGGAAAAAGCCATTCAAATTGCTGCTGATTCTTTGGAACGAGCCGAGAAATTTTCGCATTCGTACCAGCAATCATTGCCTCATCAAGCAGCCGTTACTTCAATGGATGATGAATTTTCGGTAAACAAAGAAGACCAATTTTCTGAGTTTGGCTCTAATAGTGACCAACACGTAGCTGCTGCAAGAAGTACTTACGGAACAAAAGTTAACCGTAGAAGGTGTTATTTTTGCGGACGAATTCATGCTTTAAATCGACTGAAGTGCCCTGCTAGAAACGCAGAGTGTTTTAATTGTGGTCTTCGAGGACATTTTGCAACAGTTTGTCGTAAAGCGAAGAAATCGGTTGCTACCGTAAACGATTTGCACCTGACTTCAATTATAGCTGGTATTCATACTTCGTTGTCACGATCGACGATTACTGCTGAAATTGCGGAAAACCCTCTGATGGCTCTGCTAGACTCCGGTGCTTCACAGAGTTACATAAAGGCATCCGTGGCAAAAAGTCTTGGCCTCACCCTCTACGGTCCAAAAACTGTAATTGCACTTGCTTCGAACGAATCAGTTGCACAAACCATTGGGTTTGTGGACGCACCGCTAAAGATTGGAACAAGAGTTTATGATGCAATGAAGTTTGGTGTTGTGGAAAATCTGTGTACGGACATCATACTGGGCCAAGATTTTTTGAGCAAACATCGAAAGGTTGTCTTCGAATTCAACGGAGACCTCGACTCCTTGTACGTTGGTAAAGAGGTCTGCAATTTGGCTAGCGCAAAAGTAAGTTAACCTTTGCGTATTTTTCGATTTGTTGACGATAACTGTAAGCCAATTGCTGTCAGGTCCCGAAACTACAGTTCCGATGATCTAAAGTTCATCAAAGATGAGATTGCTCGTTTGTTGCGGGAGGGCATCATAGAACGGTCAGAGTCGCCGTGGCGCGCTCAAGTATTGGTCACAAAAGACCAAAGACATAAAAAACGTCTTGTTATTGACTATTCacaaacaataaatagataCACTGCTCTTGACGCGTATCCCTTGCCTCgcataaacaatataaataacgAGATTGCTAAAGGAACGATTTACAGTATCATTGATTTACGTTGGGCTTATCACCAAATACCTATTTCTGACGTTGACAGACC encodes:
- the LOC144425880 gene encoding uncharacterized protein LOC144425880, encoding MVILRKHYQRKKNIIYARHTLATRIQLSSETISEFSQALRSLAKDCNFKAVSAEQLREEALRDALITGLCSANIRQRLLEYDELSLEKAIQIAADSLERAEKFSHSYQQSLPHQAAVTSMDDEFSVNKEDQFSEFGSNSDQHVAAARSTYGTKVNRRRCYFCGRIHALNRLKCPARNAECFNCGLRGHFATVCRKAKKSVATVNDLHLTSIIAGIHTSLSRSTITAEIAENPLMALLDSGASQSYIKASVAKSLGLTLYGPKTVIALASNESVAQTIGFVDAPLKIGTRVYDAMKFGVVENLCTDIILGQDFLSKHRKVVFEFNGDLDSLYVGKEVCNLASAKDKRLKAFMNAAERQGLTLNKNKSVFSVTELKFLGHLVSHVKIRPDPDHLQPLINLKPPRNGSNLKLCLGLFAYYSKWISKFSEKLKPLSTNTSFPLKGKALSYFNQLKADLLKACLGCIYEDETFVIECDASKFAIAAILSQKGRPVAFNSRTLGKSELRHPAVEKEAAAIVEAVRKWGYLLHGKKF